One region of Scomber scombrus chromosome 10, fScoSco1.1, whole genome shotgun sequence genomic DNA includes:
- the si:ch211-220i18.4 gene encoding SRSF protein kinase 3, which translates to MLEDGDPNLQPGLEICDPCGLKVKLPAEAHHAEESPLSFYSCSTASQSLGCHEQLDQKDSLASEDPREYCYGGYHPVQIGDTFNRRYKVVSKLGWGYFSTVWLCLDLRLGQHVAVKVLKSGPGFTHAGQDELALLRCASGPTSRHPSSQRIVRLLDEFKLVGVNGIHICLVLELLGPDLRDWQLCFGNPGLPQPWVKQILTQVLQGLDYLHTHCKIIHTDIKPENILLCLEEQCHKVPAGGSNFPSVSVLTGKEAKSTEKKQVNPYSLKEIRVKIADLGSSCWVYKHFCEEIQTRQYRSLEVLLGSEYGPPADIWSVACMAFELVTGDSLFEPKAAGSLSLEEDHIAQIMELLGKIPPAVALSGKYSADYFTQRGDLRRVRTLRFWSLYDVLVEKYHFLLEEASGFSDFLLRMLDYHPERRATAAQCLCHPWLTS; encoded by the exons ATGCTGGAGGACGGGGATCCCAATCTACAGCCAGGTTTAGAAATCTGTGATCCTTGTGGCCTGAAGGTCAAACTCCCT GCTGAAGCGCACCATGCAGAGGAGTCCCCACTCAGCTTCTACAGCTGCTCAACAGCATCACAG TCCCTAGGATGCCACGAACAGCTGGATCAAAAGGACAGCCTGGCCTCTGAAGACCCCAGAGAATACTGTTACG GTGGGTACCACCCTGTTCAGATAGGTGACACATTCAACAGAAGATACAAGGTGGTTTCTAAGCTTGGCTGGGGCTATTTCTCTACTGTGTGGCTCTGTCTGGACCTCAG GCTGGGTCAGCATGTTGCTGTGAAGGTGCTGAAAAGCGGACCAGGCTTCACCCATGCAGGACAGGATGAACTGGCTCTCCTACGATGT GCCAGCGGTCCTACGAGCCGTCACCCCTCCAGCCAAAGGATTGTTCGGCTGCTAGATGAGTTCAAGCTGGTCGGGGTCAATGGGATCC ACATATGCCTGGTGCTGGAGCTGCTGGGGCCTGACCTGAGGGACTGGCAGCTATGTTTTGGAAATCCAGGACTGCCACAACCATGGGTCAAACAAATACTTACTCAG gTTCTGCAGGGTCTCGACTACCTTCACACTCACTGTAAAATCATCCACACAGACATCAAGCCAGAGAACATCCTGCTGTGTTTGGAGGAGCAGTGCCACAAAgtaccagcagggggcagcaactttccctctgtctctgtacTAACTGGGAAGGAGGCCAAGTCCACAg AAAAGAAACAGGTGAACCCCTACAGTTTAAAGGAAATTAGAGTGAAGATCGCTGACCTGGGCAGCTCCTGCTGGGTG TACAAACATTTCTGTGAGGAGATCCAGACCCGTCAGTATCGCTCACTAGAGGTTTTACTGGGTTCTGAGTACGGCCCGCCTGCTGACATCTGGAGTGTCGCCTGTATG GCCTTTGAGTTGGTCACTGGAGACTCGCTGTTTGAACCTAAAGCCGCCGGGTCCTTGTCCCTGGAGGAAG ACCACATAGCCCAGATCATGGAGCTGCTTGGTAAAATCCCACCAGCTGTTGCCTTGTCTGGCAAATACTCCGCAGACTACTTCACTCAAAGAG GTGATCTGCGACGTGTCAGAACACTGAGGTTCTGGAGTCTCTACGACGTCCTGGTGGAGAAAtaccacttcctgttagaggAGGCCTCTGGATTCTCAGACTTCCTTCTACGCATGTTGGATTATCATCCAGAGAGGAGGGCCACCGCTGCACAGTGCCTCTGCCACCCTTGGCTGACATCCTGA